Below is a window of Quercus robur chromosome 6, dhQueRobu3.1, whole genome shotgun sequence DNA.
CTATCCTAGAAGTGAAATGGTCTGGTATTGCATTAGAAGAGTGGTGGAGGAATGAACAATTTTGGCTCATTTCTGGGACCAGTGCTCACTTGGCTGCTGTGGTACAAGGCCTACTAAAAGTGATTGCAGGGATTGATATTTCTTTCACATTGACTTCTAAGTCAGGAGGAGAGGACATTGATGACGCTTTTGCGGACTTGTACCTTGTGAAGTGGACCTCATTGATGATCCCACCAATTGTTATTGCCATGGTGAATATCATTGCAATTGCTGTTGCATTTTCAAGGACAGTGTATAGCACAGTTCCTCAGTGGAGTAAGTTTGTTGGTGGAGCATTTTTCAGCTTCTGGGTGTTGGCTCATTTGTACCCATTTGCTAAAGGTTTGATGGGGAGGAGAGGAAAGACACCAACCATTGTGTTTGTTTGGTCTGGTCTCATTGCAATCACACTCTCTCTGCTTTGGGTTTCCATTAATCCACCTCAGATAGCCACAGCTGATTCTAGTACAGGTACAGGTGGTTCAACTTTTCAATTCCCTTGAAGAGAAAATGACGGATTTTATTACATGCAATGCCTCTGTCAGAGCAAGGAGATCCACAAACACTTTAAGTAGCACACATTTATATATAAGAGGGGCATTATATGTAATGGTTGTATAACATAATTTATTCTCTTGTGGTACTATAGGAttttcaaagaaagaaagaaaaaaactatttatttagCAATTGTGACAATGCTGTATATGTAATACATGCATGGAGGACAATATCATCAAACATCTTGTCCGGTATGTGCATCAAGGACTTCCACTCCAAATACATCTGCAcacataatttttgttaaggcaaacatatttttttgtaaCATGGAAATGCTGCAATAAATATATTGTAGTATTAATACTTCTCCATTACAGATTCTTTTATTATGAATACAATCAAATAtgatttattttcataataatttcaaaacgctattgagtttttttttttttttttttagtgtaagtGGGATAAAATCTCATGTGAATTGTGAACTATATGATAAATAGAAACTTTATCAACTAAGTTAATCCAAAACTACACTTTTTTGTCATTAACTTAACAGTATTGTATGATTACTTTAAAAAGTTATTGGCCCAGCATGCATTTGTTTCATTGCAATGActgaaaaaattttcaaccaaatcCCCACAACCCCTTTACCAAATCAAAAGGAACTTGGCATGTAAAATAAGTTGCCAACTCTCACGTTATGATTTTAGTccatctttcttgtgaaattaTTGGATACAACCTGAGTTATTCTTCCTATACCCATATAATTAAGTGATTGACTTGTttctcaaaagaagaagaaaaaaaaggtgatgGACTCTATTACTATATATTGCATAGTTCTTTAGTGTCCTCTTCATTCTTCCCCTCTCTCTAAAGTCTAATTAAAGTCATAGTTACTTGAATATATAATGTCTATTTAGTGCCTACCTCAGTCGTGATATGTAATGCAAGcccattgattttattttaaacaattaTTAACTATACAAAGTACTTCAATGATTTCAAATGAGACGAATTACaaagaattttgtaattcaattagTTAGTACTCATGATACCTCCAATAAAGATATCTAGAGTTCAAACTATGAAAAATAtcaaactattaaaaatataaaattagacAACCACATCATCCTAAAAAAACAAGAGACATGCATGGCATTATTTCTCAGTATAATATAGGAAGACCTAGTCAAATATGGTAGACTAAAATGTTCTTCTAGTAACACGCATCATAGTTTGAAAACCTCTCCCTCTGGCATTAATCGTTGCTGCTTGTAAGACAGGCTGTTCTTTGCCTTTGTTTGAATAAATATTGaagcttataaaaaaaaaacctttaacttttgattatatatatataataccaataaaaaggaagaaaaagataaacTATAGTCTCTTGACGCGTTAAGTTTTCGTTGAACCATGTCTTTGTAAAACCACATAgaaactttaaaatatattagattagacaactttttttttttttgagaaacagattAGACAACTAGTTGTGtttgttattgaattttctcATGGGCAGAGCCATGTTGAAGggtgggggggccatggcccccccaaaattttgaaattttttaaatatatatataattattttaatgttttcaaaatttaatctacaaaaataagagttggccccctctaagtatttgaattagtccaacgatgatttaaaaaaaaatggtctaatagttatagagacaactttatttttcgcaattatattttttattgtaaaatgtgtttttatatcggttaaatatttgaaaaagtttggtaccaaacatgtttaaatttatctttttcaatctattatgtggcgattaacaagtcattgactcattaaaaaattattgtcactaaaactacacatgaaatgtctctttagttGCCACACAATGGGTCAAAGCAAAATaacttcaaatatgtttggagcctaatttgttcctccaagttttggatcattcttgtgtttgaaaattacattagttcaattgaataattttactataaaatttgataatttttatagaaaatgaaactttttaagaatttcactatgaaaattgtgaaaatgtattttattaattttatgaaagatagctatcaaacataattttgattgaaaatattaagctctttttttgttgggtgtgtgtatatatataatttatcaaataaaaaagtgtgtgtatataataaaaaaagcatgtgtatttatgtgtttgtatggagttgtcttgataaatatattaatgttgcAACTTGGCctccccaaacaaaaattcttggCTCCGCCCCTGAATTTACTTTAATCTTTCGTTGAAAACCACTGGCGCATTCTaacttaaattcaataaaagaaaaaatatacaaaatctttggttctctttaaataaataaaaaataaaaaactcttaaaTTTGAAAGTAACACTCAATCccatttaatattattttatgtataaaatgttaaacatttttgaaaataaatagtaaatataATTGCTCATGCGATGATATATGTCTACATTTAGAGTAATATCGTATAGAGATTTTGTGTTAAATTCAAAACTGCGGAGATTAAGTTTTACACAATTAGGCTCTTTTTGGTTAGGCATTTTGGGAGTCTAAAAGCACATTTTTAAAACCTAAAACTTCATTTCATAAAAGCAACTTCTCATAACTTTTTTAAGAAAGCTTATTTTAAACCTAAAACACTAGTTTGCAGTAACTTAATTATCCAAACGCATCATTAGCGGTTCATGCACAAAACATTATCACGTGGAGTTCTAGTGCTATGATAAAAACATTGAAAGGGTATTGTATttttcagggaaaaaaaaaaccacataagAATTTTGTATATTCTTTTCTATAATAAATTTACAATAAATGTAATTTCAAAGTAGGTTCACCCGGGGAAATTCATATGGTTCCGGTCTTTatacaaataataaaagtattaaaaaaatattagggaATCGTGTGGCGGGCACACGCCTTGCAATTGTTAATTACATGTTGTCATTTGTTTATATTAAACGATCTAACCAAGGAAGCTTCAATACAATTGACTGCTTTAGCAATTGGCATTCCCATGGTTTACCACAATTGATTTAATATTGTCTACATGCTGATCTGGTGAGTCACTATAAAATGCACTAACCAAGACTTGTGTCCTCCACACCACAcggttctctctctttcttagaGCAATCTTGTTTAATATACCCATTTTGCTACTATGTCAAATTTGTTCACTTATTGTGTCTTCTTTTTTGCCATACTTTTGAACTCTCCTGCACTCTCAGTGCCTTTGAAGCTTGGTTTCTATCAGAAATCATGCCCATCAGCTGAGGCCATAGTGAAGAGTGCTGTAACAAAAGCACTTGTCAATGATTCTGGCATAGCTGCTGCCCTCATTAGGCTCCATTTCCATGACTGTTTTGTAAGGGTAATTATACTTTTTACTTTCATTTTCCTTATGTTACAAAAAGGATATATGCCTCTTTGAAATTATGTAGAAATCCCATTGCTCTTAAAATCAATCCAGCTCTTGGATTAAGCTTATTGGAAGTGTTAAAATcaattttcaaccaaataaGGTTTCTAATGGCCTATATATAATCTATCTCTTTCCGTGAAGTTCTAATACCAAGAGATGCTAAGTATATTTGaatatgataaattttattatgtaatatCTTTTAAACATTAGTATAAAAATAGTTATAACGTTGCTGATGGCATGTCAATTTGTAAGCTCTGTACCGTCaatttagttataattttaatattttttttataatagaatcACCTTCCTCTATGGTGACATCTACTATTGCCTATTCGGGTAGGacaaaattataaagaataaaaagtgCATCCATACTTATTGCTAGTTTTGccttttaaaaatcaatttctCCTAGAATAGAAATTCGAGGTCtaacaaatttgattgtattgtTTATGTGGTAGGGATGTGATGCTTCTATTTTGCTTGATTCCAAACCGGGGAATAAGGCAGAGAAAGAAAGCATGGGAAACAAAGGAGTACAAGGATTTGAGGTGATAGACGAAGCTAAAGCCAAGATAGAAGCTCAATGCCCACAAACAGTTTCATGTGCCGACATAATTGCCTTTGCAGCTCGAGATAGTGTATTCAGTGCTGGTGGTATCCACTATGATGTCCCTGGAGGGCGTTTTGATGGAAGGGTCTCATTGATAGATGAAGTAAACAAAAATCTTCCTGATGCATTTTTCAATGTGACACAATTGGAAAACAACTTTGCCCAAAAAGGGCTGTCACTTGAGGAAATGGTCACACTCTCTGGGGCTCACTCTATTGGTGACTCACATTGCTCTCTTTTCTCAAAACGTTTATATTCATTCAATGCAAAATATGCACAAGATCCCTCCATGAATCCTGCTTATGCTAATTTCTTAAAATCTCAATGCCCCAAACCCTCAAAAAACACCATGCTTGATCCTGTAGTGCCTTTTGATCCCTCGACACCAACCCGGCTTGATAACAACTACTATAAGAACTTAAAAAGTTACAAGGGGCTATTGGCTACAGATCAAGTGCTATGGATTAGTTCTTTAACAAGAAAGATGGTGAAGAATAATGTTAACCATCCAAGTGCTTGGGCTTCAAAGTTTGCTGCTGCAATGGTGCACATGGGTTCAATTGATGTGCTCAATGAGAAACAAGGTGAAATTAGGAAGAACTGTAGGGTGGTGAATTAGAATATCTTATACCCTTTACATgctatgtttttttgttttgtttttttgtttgcgGTGTCGCCTTTTCAGTTTAGACTTTGTAACTTAAATTGTGTGATTTTTACATTCTGTGTGAATTGGTTTGGCCAGCTTTCGCCTACTTCATTTTGGTAAAAGTGTTCTGTTTATATGATGAGCAATAAAATGTTTATGTTAAAATTGTTGAGTGATTGAGAGgttgaaaagagaaaataagataACAAAAGCAATGATTCACATGGACATGGTTCAACCTAACGGTCTATATTTATAGTAAAAAGTCATTTATTGCTACATTTTTACTATTAGATATAGAGAtacaaaaacttttacaaactGATGATGCGGTGAGTAATtgttggtaaataaaaaagtgatgttattaGTGAGTCCAGATAAAAACCAGTAAGAATTTAGCTATAacaacagtttataaaaatgttataaaattttcGTGGTCGTAACATTACTCTTACTATTAAGCACTTTAGTTAATTTACAATGAATCTAATGTAAggattattctctctctcttgtgtgtgtgtttgtttctccaaaaaaaaaaaaaaatgtaaggactaTTTACTATAGAATTCAAGGTTAAcctttctcacaaaaaaaaaaaaaaaaaaaaaaaaaaaaaaaaaaaattctaggttAACCATAAACTAACTCTTGTAGTTTCTTGATTTACGAGTACAAAGCCTACGTTTGGTAGGACCTTTTTGTACTATATAAGGTCCGTTtgaatataattgaaaattgaaaacaatgtagtaaaataatttttaaatgtgtgaatagtaccatgagacctatttttaatgaaaaaattactgaaaagtgaaatttgtggttctcatgaacagtgcatgggaTGCACTGGTGTGctgaaaagtcaaatattatGGCTACTGTTCACTCttttttactgttcatatgCCTTGGTGCACCAAGcgctaatttaaaaaaaaaaaaaaaaaaaaaaaaaaaaaaaaaaaaaaacactcaaactTGAACGCATAAAACTTGaaaacgctgaatccaaaccGCACCATAATGGCTaatggtttaaaactttaaatattgGCTATTGTTACGTTTGAGAAAGTTTTATATGATCTACACATCTTGGTTGTGCCAAGGAATTTACGGGCTTAGTtgcattaattaataataataaaaatatatatacagttttatctttttcaatgacaattaaattcaatacaatATAAGATCTTTTAATAGCTTCCcatatagtttttctttgtaATGGCATTGCTAATTCTATTTCGAGCAATTATTATTCccagttgcattttttttttttttttttatgatgtagtacaatttaaacttgatTATTGGTATGCATTGATATTCTTTTTGAATTTGTACTACATGATGATGAAgacttaaataattaattactattGTAAGGAGTTGTTAATACTAGATATTGCACCTAATATGCAATAATTCTCAATGGCTAAgtattgaaagttgaaaaaagtaactttcaatctcaattaTTAAATAAGAAAAGTCAGAAAAAGTTAGAAAgtgaaagtggtaaaaatattttgtgagtGGGGAGGGATAATTGCACCAAGTTACACCTGATTCTAACCCATTAGTAgtaataactaaaaaattatgacactaacaaaagtaataaataagacaaactataataatgataataataaatcattattattattaagaaggTGAAACCATAATTATGAAAGAATTACCTTACATATATAGTTTGTCATTTTCGGTAATTTACACCCAAAccacaatttttgaaaagttcTATACAAACATTCAactttcccccaaaaaaaaaaaactttttcaaaaagctttttttttttttttaatataaagaaaACCTAATTTCATACCGTACTTATTAAAATcaccactttttcaaaaaatagaacaaaactTGGAGCACCCATACTAGTgggtgtataatagaaaaatgtgtaaaatgtaCACAACTTTATCTAAAAATGACCCACATCAGTCAGTGTATAATTGCGTAAATTTTACAAGTTTGCTACAGTAatcgtgtaaatttacatttgaCACTgttcattttgcattttttttttctttacgtATCCTAAGGATGAGAAAAGAGAGTGATGATGGTTGTTGTATGTGAAGAAAcagaaacaatttaaaaaatcaaaaaaaatttaatattttaatgatatgtgatataaaaataaaataaataatctgatATGAGGTGTTTTAAAAAgtaagtatgtaaaatagaaagagtaaattattatgttaaaatataCATGAATTTTTGCACAAATTAATGCGCAAAAAAAGCTTTAATACAATTGTCTTTAGCATTCCCATTATTTACCACAATTGATTATTGTCTACAGGCTACGAGTCACTATAAAATGCACTAACCAAGACTTGTGTCCTCTacggttctctctctctctctcttggtctTGGAGCAATCTTGTTTTATATACCCATTTTGCTTCTATGGCAAATTTGTTCACCTATTCTGTGTTCTTTTTTGCCATACTTTTGAACTCTCCCGCACTCTCAGTGCCTTTGAAGCTTGATTTCTATCAGAAATCATGCCCATCAGCTGAGGCCATAGTGAAGAGTACAGTAACAAAAGCATTTGTCAATGATTCTGGCATAGCTGCTGCCTTCCTCATTAGGCTCCATTTCCATGACTGTTTTGTTAGGGTAATAACACTTTTTACTCTCATTTTCCTAATTTACACAAAGGATATATTGCTCTTTGAAATTATATAGAAATCCCGTTGCTCTTAAAATCAATCCATCTCTTGGATTAAGCTTATTGAAAGtgttaaaatcaatttttaaccaaataatGTTTCTAATGGTTCATATCTATCTCTTAATTTCTTTGAAGTTCAAATAGCAAGTAATGCTAAGAATAtgataaattttacaacataacAACTCTTACACATTATAAAAATAGTTATTATGTTGCTAATGTCATGTCAATTTGTAAGCTCTTTACagtaaatttgattataattttaataattttttaatagaattacCTTTCTCTATGGTGACATCTACTATTGCCTATCCGGGTAAGACAAAATTATGCGGGAAAAATAAACAGCACATCCATATTTATTGCCAGTTTTGCCCAGTAAAAATCAATTTCTCATAGAATAGAACTTCAAGGTCTAagaaatttgattattttatttatgttgtaGGGATGTGATGCTTCTATTCTGCTTGATTCCAAACCAGGCAAGAAGGCAGAGAAAGAAAGCACAGTGAACTAAGGGGTACAAGGCTTTGAGGTGATAGACGAAGCTAAAGCCAAGATAGAAGCTCAATGGCCACAAACAGTTTCATGTGCTGACATAATTGCATTTGCAGCTCGAGATAGTGTATTTAATGCTGGTGGTATTGATCACTATGATGTCCCTGGAGGGCGTTTTGATGGAAGGGTCTCATTGAAAGATGAAGTAATCAAAAATATTCCTGATCCATTTTTCAATGTGacacaaatagaaaaaaacTTTGCCCAAAAAGGGTTGTCACTAGAGGAAATGGTCACACTCTCTGGTGCTCACTCTATTGGTGGCTCACATTGCTCATTTTTCTCAAAACGTTTATATTCATTCAATGCAACATATGCACAAGATCCCTCCATGAATCCTGCTTATGCTAAAGTTCTCAATCCCTCCATGAATCCTGCGTGATCCTCTAGTGCATTTCGATACCTCGACACCAACCCAGCTCGATAACAACTACTATAAGAACTTAAAAAGTTACAAGGGGCTATTGGCTACAGATCAGGTGCTATGGACTAGTTCTTTAACGAGAAATATGGTgaagaaaaatgtaaaacatCCAAGTTCATGGGCTTCAAAATTTGCTGCTGCAGTGGTGCACATTGGTTCAATTGATGTACttgttgaagtgggccgtgtgtggcttgaattgccacaagcccacgtccACCTAAGTCGGTCACTATTGAccaaatcctatttgtaataggaaatTTTACTCCAGCcgactttgacatatatataaatatatatatatatatatatattatgtttaaGATGTAGTGTAGCTGTGAGATTATAGAGagtaattccaattaacctagttagcagccgcatgagagaaaatagagaaaagagaggcagccagcatctattcttattttttctgtgagagagtgctagggtgtaattgggatttgggtttcttgagagtgttcttgtgcactattgtattttccctgataatagtgaaatccctgcaactccgtggacgtaggcaaattgccgaaccacgtaaatattgtcttgtgcgtgtgattgttttctttggcgtgtgttttctctatttattttgtttctcacaggttaggaattttttggttaaattccctacaactggtatcagaacctagggttaggtttgagtgggagcaatggcagaggaagtaggaaaggcgtctggaatagaaaagtttgatggcacagacttcgcgtattggaggatgcagattgacgattatctctatgggagg
It encodes the following:
- the LOC126689064 gene encoding peroxidase 5-like, with amino-acid sequence MSNLFTYCVFFFAILLNSPALSVPLKLGFYQKSCPSAEAIVKSAVTKALVNDSGIAAALIRLHFHDCFVRGCDASILLDSKPGNKAEKESMGNKGVQGFEVIDEAKAKIEAQCPQTVSCADIIAFAARDSVFSAGGIHYDVPGGRFDGRVSLIDEVNKNLPDAFFNVTQLENNFAQKGLSLEEMVTLSGAHSIGDSHCSLFSKRLYSFNAKYAQDPSMNPAYANFLKSQCPKPSKNTMLDPVVPFDPSTPTRLDNNYYKNLKSYKGLLATDQVLWISSLTRKMVKNNVNHPSAWASKFAAAMVHMGSIDVLNEKQGEIRKNCRVVN